One region of Zootoca vivipara chromosome 7, rZooViv1.1, whole genome shotgun sequence genomic DNA includes:
- the LRRN2 gene encoding leucine-rich repeat neuronal protein 2: MCPVKAYTLHGSWTCQLKMRHFQLNLLLICMATTTAIPVVPWKVKCPLQCVCQIRPWYTPRSVYREAATVDCNDLFISTVPESLPEGTQILLLQSNNIAKVEQSELDYLKNLTELDLSQNSFSDILDFGLKNVPQLLSLHLEENQLAELPDNSFPGLSNLQELYLNHNQIRRISPQAFSGLGSLLRLHLNSNFLRAVDSRWFQVLPSLEILMIGGNKVDAILDMNFRPLSNMRSLVLAGMNLKEISDYALVGLKSLESLSFYDNKLVNVPKRALQQVPGLKFLDLNKNPLQRIKQSDFTNMLHLKELGLNNMEELVSIDKFALINLPELTKLDVTNNPKLSYIHPSAFHHLPQMETLMLNNNALSALHKQTLESLPNLQEISIHSNPIRCDCVIRWVNSTENRIRFIEPQSTLCAEPPDLKRKHIRDVPFREMTDRCLPLISDKSFPSHLEVADGEDVALHCRALAEPEPEIYWVTPSGLKLMPYSEDGKYKVYPEGTIEIHKVTAQEAGLYTCMAQNLIGADTRSISLMVNSSFPFSEDTLELLVKDVQAHHILVAWKPHLNTISSNLTWSSFNPSLDMMSVARLPTGTHMYNITRLHHSTEYWACLHVAFVALQSKVSCVNARTKEAQYQYLESRQSALLVLSLCVVLLLISLIGNYGLGALKPQPGSHGACMPWKSGSSSVRVVYPTYIKHWDQVRKSETLLAMEVQAPPLDS; this comes from the coding sequence ATGTGTCCTGTAAAAGCTTACACCTTGCATGGAAGTTGGACTTGCCAGTTGAAAATGAGACACTTCCAACTGAACTTGCTTCTCATCTGTATGGCAACCACCACTGCAATCCCTGTTGTGCCCTGGAAGGTCAAATGCCCACTGCAATGTGTCTGCCAGATCAGGCCATGGTACACGCCCAGGTCTGTGTACAGGGAAGCAGCCACAGTTGACTGTAATGATTTGTTTATCTCCACAGTGCCTGAAAGCTTGCCAGAGGGGACACAGATTCTTCTCTTGCAAAGTAACAATATTGCCAAGGTCGAGCAGAGCGAGCTGGACTATCTGAAAAACCTGACAGAGCTAGATTTGTCACAGAACAGCTTCTCAGACATTTTGGACTTCGGCCTGAAGAATGTGCCCCAGTTGCTGAGCCTTCACCTGGAAGAGAACCAGCTGGCTGAACTGCCTGACAACAGCTTCCCAGGCCTGTCAAACCTCCAGGAGCTTTATCTTAACCACAATCAAATACGTAGGATTTCACCCCAGGCCTTCTCAGGCCTTGGAAGTCTCCTTCGGCTCCACCTCAACTCCAACTTCCTGAGGGCAGTTGACAGCCGCTGGTTCCAAGTCTTGCCCAGTTTGGAGATCCTCATGATTGGAGGCAACAAAGTGGATGCCATTTTGGATATGAACTTCAGGCCCTTATCCAATATGAGGAGTTTGGTTCTGGCTGGAATGAACCTGAAGGAGATTTCAGATTATGCACTAGTAGGCCTGAAAAGTCTGGAGAGCCTTTCTTTCTATGACAACAAGCTGGTCAATGTCCCCAAACGGGCGCTGCAGCAAGTCCCTGGTCTCAAGTTTCTGGATCTGAACAAAAACCCGCTTCAGAGGATTAAGCAGAGTGACTTCACAAATATGCTGCACCTCAAGGAACTGGGACTCAACAACATGGAGGAGCTGGTTTCTATTGACAAGTTTGCCTTGATCAACCTGCCTGAACTGACCAAGCTGGATGTGACCAATAACCCTAAACTATCCTACATTCACCCGAGTGCTTTCCACCACCTCCCCCAGATGGAGACCCTCATGCTCAACAACAATGCCCTAAGTGCCTTGCATAAGCAGACACTGGAGTCCCTCCCCAATCTGCAGGAGATCAGCATCCATAGCAACCCCATCCGCTGTGACTGCGTCATCCGCTGGGTCAACAGTACAGAGAACCGCATCCGCTTCATTGAGCCTCAATCCACATTATGTGCTGAGCCACCAGACCTAAAGAGGAAGCACATCCGCGACGTCCCTTTCAGGGAAATGACTGACAGGTGCTTGCCCCTCATCTCCGACAAAAGCTTTCCTTCCCATTTGGAGGTGGCAGATGGTGAGGATGTCGCTCTTCACTGCAGGGCTCTGGCGGAACCAGAGCCAGAGATCTACTGGGTCACACCATCAGGTCTCAAGCTGATGCCCTACTCCGAAGATGGAAAGTATAAAGTGTACCCCGAAGGGACAATAGAGATCCACAAGGTTACAGCACAAGAAGCTGGGCTGTACACATGCATGGCTCAAAATCTCATTGGTGCCGATACAAGAAGCATCAGCTTGATGGTCAACAGCTCTTTCCCCTTCAGCGAGGATACTCTGGAGCTGCTGGTGAAGGATGTCCAGGCCCACCACATCTTGGTTGCTTGGAAACCTCATCTCAATACCATTTCTTCCAACCTTACATGGTCCAGCTTCAACCCCAGCCTGGACATGATGAGTGTGGCCCGTCTCCCAACAGGCACCCATATGTACAACATCACACGGCTACACCACAGCACAGAATACTGGGCCTGCCTTCATGTCGCCTTCGTAGCCTTGCAGAGCAAGGTGTCCTGCGTCAATGCTAGGACTAAAGAGGCGCAATACCAGTACCTGGAAAGCAGGCAGAGCGCCCTGCTGGTGCTGTCGCTTTGCGTTGTGTTGCTGCTTATTAGCCTTATAGGCAACTATGGTTTGGGTGCTCTCAAGCCACAGCCTGGGAGCCACGGGGCCTGCATGCCATGGAAGTCAGGTTCCTCTTCAGTGCGTGTTGTGTACCCAACTTATATCAAACACTGGGATCAAGTGAGGAAAAGTGAGACACTCCTAGCCATGGAGGTTCAAGCACCACCACTAGACTCctga